One Coffea arabica cultivar ET-39 chromosome 5e, Coffea Arabica ET-39 HiFi, whole genome shotgun sequence DNA segment encodes these proteins:
- the LOC113690057 gene encoding epoxide hydrolase 2-like isoform X1 has translation MENIQHNYVEVRGLKLHVAEIGSGPAVVFLHGFPEIWYSWRHQMLAVANAGFRAIAPDFRGYGLSQVPAEPEKTTFKDLVDDILGILDSFGVQKVFLVGKDFGARVVCHFALLHQDRVSALVTLGLAFTPTGLGVSVDSLPKGSYVMRWREPGRAEKDFGRFDIKTVVKNIYILFTNNEMPIAREDQEIMDLVDPSTPLPSWFTEEDLTNYTNLYERSGFHTALQVPYRAWLEDDGVDNPRIDVPSMLVMGEKDYVFVHQGEYLTSGAVKKYVPDLEIIFLPEGNHFVQEQFPEKVNQLLVTFLNKHKRPLATPN, from the exons ATGGAAAACATCCAGCATAACTATGTGGAAGTTAGAGGACTGAAGCTGCATGTTGCAGAGATTGGATCAG GCCCTGCTGTGGTTTTCCTACATGGGTTTCCTGAAATATGGTACTCATGGCGGCATCAGATGCTCGCAGTTGCCAATGCTGGATTTCGAGCCATAGCACCTGATTTTAGAGGCTATGGCCTTTCTCAAGTGCCTGCAGAACCAGAAAAGACAACTTTCAAGGACCTTGTGGACGACATTCTCGGAATTCTTGATTCTTTTGGGGTCCAGAAG GTTTTTCTTGTGGGAAAGGATTTTGGTGCTCGAGTGGTTTGTCATTTTGCACTCCTTCACCAAGACAGGGTTTCAGCACTTGTGACACTGGGTCTGGCGTTCACGCCTACCGGTCTAGGAGTTTCTGTAGACTCCCTCCCCAAGGGCTCCTATGTGATGAGATGGCGG GAACCGGGAAGGGCTGAAAAAGACTTTGGCCGCTTTGATATTAAGACAGTGGTAAAGAACATATACATTCTCTTCACAAATAATGAGATGCCAATAGCTAGAGAAGACCAGGAAATAATGGACTTGGTTGATCCTTCTACACCACTACCTTCTTGGTTTACTGAAGAAGATCTTACAAACTATACGAACCTATATGAGAGATCTGGTTTTCATACTGCATTGCAGGTCCCATACAG GGCTTGGTTGGAAGACGATGGAGTTGATAATCCTAGAATAGATGTTCCTTCCATGCTGGTAATGGGAGAAAAGGATTACGTCTTTGTGCACCAAGGAGAATACCTCACAAGTGGAGCTGTCAAAAAGTATGTTCCTGATCTGGAAATAATATTCTTGCCAGAAGGAAACCACTTTGTTCAGGAGCAATTTCCTGAGAAGGTGAACCAGCTTCTGGTCACCTTCCTGAACAAGCATAAAAGACCACTTGCCACACCGAATTAA
- the LOC113690057 gene encoding epoxide hydrolase 2-like isoform X2 has product MENIQHNYVEVRGLKLHVAEIGSGPAVVFLHGFPEIWYSWRHQMLAVANAGFRAIAPDFRGYGLSQVPAEPEKTTFKDLVDDILGILDSFGVQKVFLVGKDFGARVVCHFALLHQDRVSALVTLGLAFTPTGLGVSVDSLPKGSYVMRWREPGRAEKDFGRFDIKTVVKNIYILFTNNEMPIAREDQEIMDLVDPSTPLPSWFTEEDLTNYTNLYERSGFHTALQVPYRAWLEDDGVDNPRIDVPSMLVMGEKDYVFVHQGEYLTSGAVKKTRSAAAGIKHEVQY; this is encoded by the exons ATGGAAAACATCCAGCATAACTATGTGGAAGTTAGAGGACTGAAGCTGCATGTTGCAGAGATTGGATCAG GCCCTGCTGTGGTTTTCCTACATGGGTTTCCTGAAATATGGTACTCATGGCGGCATCAGATGCTCGCAGTTGCCAATGCTGGATTTCGAGCCATAGCACCTGATTTTAGAGGCTATGGCCTTTCTCAAGTGCCTGCAGAACCAGAAAAGACAACTTTCAAGGACCTTGTGGACGACATTCTCGGAATTCTTGATTCTTTTGGGGTCCAGAAG GTTTTTCTTGTGGGAAAGGATTTTGGTGCTCGAGTGGTTTGTCATTTTGCACTCCTTCACCAAGACAGGGTTTCAGCACTTGTGACACTGGGTCTGGCGTTCACGCCTACCGGTCTAGGAGTTTCTGTAGACTCCCTCCCCAAGGGCTCCTATGTGATGAGATGGCGG GAACCGGGAAGGGCTGAAAAAGACTTTGGCCGCTTTGATATTAAGACAGTGGTAAAGAACATATACATTCTCTTCACAAATAATGAGATGCCAATAGCTAGAGAAGACCAGGAAATAATGGACTTGGTTGATCCTTCTACACCACTACCTTCTTGGTTTACTGAAGAAGATCTTACAAACTATACGAACCTATATGAGAGATCTGGTTTTCATACTGCATTGCAGGTCCCATACAG GGCTTGGTTGGAAGACGATGGAGTTGATAATCCTAGAATAGATGTTCCTTCCATGCTGGTAATGGGAGAAAAGGATTACGTCTTTGTGCACCAAGGAGAATACCTCACAAGTGGAGCTGTCAAAAA